Proteins encoded by one window of Methanomassiliicoccaceae archaeon:
- a CDS encoding radical SAM protein, protein MEKDLIVRKKSELALGGPVKLPEGYVLPWRLSRSTAGPGAGSAGAVFSFEGVRVKKAVKYDSGDFELHDDGDTMSLTRGGRPFLERVKLEPVVYHCPEQAFFNLDQRCIYHCAFCASPRLGNDVTKNLTDDKIVSMVRKALDDGMTINAISLTSGVVGSPEETVGRFVSCVKALRAEFHDIPIGVEPYVSSKEDVLKLKNAGATEIKLNIESPSRDIFEKVCPELGFDEILAHLSDSVKIFGKGNVQSNMIYGMGDTDEEVLSMVETLCSMGIIPVLRALRIGDLSRSSLESAIGKTVPVTADRSIYLVSEQKKIMEKYGLSSARCLTMCNRCGCCDLVPFKDL, encoded by the coding sequence ATGGAAAAAGATCTGATAGTTCGTAAAAAATCAGAGCTGGCACTCGGCGGTCCCGTTAAACTGCCGGAGGGTTATGTGCTGCCTTGGAGGCTTTCTCGCTCTACGGCAGGACCTGGAGCGGGTTCCGCCGGAGCCGTGTTCTCTTTCGAAGGTGTCCGGGTAAAAAAGGCAGTAAAGTACGATTCGGGAGATTTTGAACTCCACGACGACGGAGATACCATGTCGCTGACCCGTGGCGGCAGACCTTTCCTTGAAAGAGTTAAATTAGAGCCTGTGGTCTATCATTGCCCCGAACAGGCATTCTTCAATCTGGACCAGCGTTGCATATATCATTGCGCTTTCTGCGCCTCCCCGAGACTTGGTAACGATGTTACAAAAAACCTGACCGATGATAAGATCGTATCGATGGTCAGGAAGGCCTTGGACGACGGAATGACCATCAATGCCATTTCATTGACAAGCGGTGTGGTTGGAAGCCCCGAAGAGACCGTGGGAAGATTTGTCTCCTGTGTCAAAGCGCTCAGAGCGGAATTCCACGACATACCCATAGGCGTAGAACCTTATGTCTCTTCTAAAGAAGACGTGCTGAAATTAAAAAATGCAGGCGCGACCGAGATAAAACTGAACATTGAATCGCCAAGCCGCGATATATTCGAAAAGGTGTGTCCCGAACTAGGATTCGACGAGATACTGGCACATTTGAGCGACTCGGTTAAGATATTCGGAAAGGGCAACGTTCAATCGAACATGATATACGGAATGGGCGATACGGACGAGGAGGTGCTTTCGATGGTTGAAACCCTATGTTCCATGGGAATAATACCGGTCCTAAGAGCGCTGAGGATCGGAGACCTGAGCCGCAGCAGCTTGGAGTCTGCAATAGGCAAGACTGTGCCAGTGACCGCGGACCGCTCAATATATCTAGTTTCTGAACAGAAGAAGATAATGGAGAAGTACGGGCTGTCATCGGCACGTTGCCTGACCATGTGCAACAGGTGCGGATGCTGCGACCTGGTTCCTTTCAAAGACCTTTGA
- a CDS encoding TIGR00269 family protein, with protein sequence MRCDLCSSEAVTFIVYNGSHLCGEHFMKYVEKRVKKEIRKQIDVRSGDTIAVAVSGGKDSMVTLKILNDVFGRRPDVKIHVITIDEGIEGYRPPSVEIVKEYCTAGDIPLSIRSFSELGLTMDSVSSVTGENSPCTYCGVFRRKLMNDEARKMGARFLATGHNLDDMAQSIMMDFARGDVERLARLGPHERIRAGLIPRFHPLRTIPESESLLYAIVAGIPFWDGECPYWTEALRNQYRDTIDNLEYRTPGIKFSILASYDEIKPMLYEKYPSVELNTCTCGEPCVGKVCKACEYEKMLKSRISDI encoded by the coding sequence ATGAGATGCGACCTCTGCTCCTCGGAAGCCGTGACGTTCATCGTCTACAACGGTTCGCACCTCTGCGGCGAGCACTTCATGAAATATGTAGAGAAGAGGGTTAAGAAGGAGATACGCAAGCAGATCGATGTAAGGTCCGGGGACACGATCGCCGTTGCAGTATCCGGCGGTAAGGACAGTATGGTCACGTTGAAAATTCTGAACGATGTTTTCGGGCGCCGTCCCGATGTCAAAATTCATGTGATAACAATCGACGAAGGGATAGAAGGCTACCGCCCGCCAAGCGTCGAGATCGTAAAGGAATACTGCACCGCGGGCGACATCCCGCTCAGCATCCGTTCGTTCTCCGAGTTGGGTTTGACAATGGACTCCGTTTCTTCTGTAACGGGAGAGAATAGCCCGTGCACGTATTGCGGCGTGTTCCGACGCAAGCTGATGAACGACGAGGCGAGAAAGATGGGCGCCAGATTTTTAGCTACGGGACACAACCTCGATGATATGGCACAATCGATCATGATGGATTTTGCCCGCGGAGACGTGGAACGCCTTGCAAGGCTCGGCCCTCATGAAAGGATAAGGGCGGGACTTATACCGAGGTTCCATCCCCTGAGGACGATTCCGGAATCGGAATCGCTCCTATATGCCATTGTGGCCGGGATACCGTTCTGGGACGGGGAGTGTCCATACTGGACAGAGGCGCTGAGGAACCAGTACCGCGATACCATAGACAATCTGGAATACAGGACTCCCGGAATCAAGTTCAGCATCCTCGCTTCGTACGACGAGATAAAACCGATGCTTTATGAGAAATACCCATCGGTTGAGCTTAACACCTGTACATGCGGGGAGCCTTGCGTGGGCAAGGTATGCAAGGCATGTGAGTACGAAAAGATGCTTAAAAGCCGCATATCGGACATTTGA
- the epsC gene encoding serine O-acetyltransferase EpsC, which translates to MIIDPEDLAAAMELDPALIDEDDAVRFHHGLHAVSMYRESHKLWLQGKLKDAREINYRAHQLTGCDIHPGATIGKRFFIDHATGVVIGETAVIGDDVVIYQGVTLGGVSFSKGKRHPTVGNHVVIGANATVLGDIKIGDRVRIGAGSVVLKDVPNGCTVVGVPGKVIRKAGVAGCEDELKHNELPDPVKDRCNDLERELDSLKKEVSELKKLIKG; encoded by the coding sequence ATGATTATCGACCCGGAGGACTTGGCCGCCGCAATGGAGCTAGATCCTGCCCTCATTGACGAAGATGACGCCGTAAGATTCCACCACGGCCTGCACGCCGTTTCCATGTACAGAGAGAGTCACAAACTCTGGCTCCAGGGCAAGCTCAAGGATGCCCGTGAGATAAACTACCGGGCCCACCAGCTCACCGGATGCGACATACACCCCGGCGCTACGATAGGCAAGAGGTTCTTCATCGACCACGCCACCGGAGTCGTGATAGGCGAGACCGCGGTGATAGGCGACGATGTCGTGATCTACCAGGGAGTAACTCTGGGAGGAGTCTCTTTCTCCAAAGGCAAAAGGCACCCTACAGTGGGAAACCATGTCGTCATCGGGGCCAATGCCACCGTCCTCGGAGACATAAAGATAGGCGATAGGGTGCGCATAGGCGCCGGGTCGGTCGTCCTTAAAGACGTCCCCAACGGATGCACGGTTGTCGGTGTACCGGGCAAAGTGATCAGAAAGGCAGGCGTTGCCGGATGCGAGGACGAACTGAAGCACAACGAGCTTCCCGATCCCGTCAAGGACCGCTGCAACGACCTGGAGAGGGAACTTGACAGCCTGAAAAAAGAGGTGTCGGAGCTCAAGAAGCTGATCAAGGGCTGA
- a CDS encoding OFA family MFS transporter, protein MESNAPQLRKRYAILIAGMIVQLCAGVIYMWAVFKAPVAEYLERSPADIALVSSVMLSAFVIGILFGGILQDRFGPRFIAVLGSLTMSGGILLTSFITPVSADLIFLTYGMIGGLGVGIVYSCTVACVQKWFPDRRGFATGAMVGSFGFSLVIFSPLANSLLADVGVPETFMIFGLAFLAICVASSLMLANPPEGYTVPGAVAKKNTNQKQYTPREMLGTRTFYLISLSMFFVLPAYFILNPQLITLATERGLADYAVTGVMITGLFSATGRLLISWLSDRIGRTYALFLIIFMTAAGILMMIFANGMMFLVCVAIISLAFGGASGTYAAVTADHFGTKNMGTNYGLVTLGFGTSALIFPFLSKILSSSGDMTPAFAVAAVTCAIAFVLVLLLRMADKKATLAEGASNVNVNS, encoded by the coding sequence ATGGAAAGCAACGCACCACAGTTGAGGAAACGATACGCGATACTGATTGCAGGAATGATAGTGCAACTATGTGCCGGGGTCATATACATGTGGGCGGTTTTCAAGGCACCCGTTGCCGAATATCTGGAAAGGTCTCCGGCCGACATAGCCCTTGTTTCGTCGGTGATGTTATCGGCATTCGTCATAGGGATACTCTTCGGAGGCATTCTGCAAGACAGGTTCGGGCCCAGATTCATTGCGGTCCTGGGCAGCCTCACGATGTCCGGCGGCATACTTCTGACGTCGTTCATAACCCCCGTTTCTGCGGACCTGATATTCCTGACGTACGGAATGATCGGCGGACTCGGGGTCGGTATCGTTTACTCCTGCACCGTGGCATGCGTACAGAAATGGTTCCCCGACAGGCGCGGTTTCGCCACGGGAGCGATGGTAGGGTCGTTCGGCTTCTCTCTAGTAATATTCTCGCCGCTGGCTAACAGTCTGCTCGCAGATGTGGGGGTGCCGGAGACGTTCATGATCTTCGGGTTGGCGTTCTTGGCAATATGCGTGGCCTCGTCCCTGATGCTGGCGAACCCGCCTGAGGGATACACGGTGCCCGGCGCTGTGGCAAAGAAGAACACCAATCAGAAGCAGTACACCCCACGGGAGATGCTCGGCACCCGCACATTCTATCTCATTTCGCTGTCGATGTTTTTCGTGCTCCCGGCGTACTTCATCCTGAACCCTCAGCTCATTACGCTTGCGACCGAGCGCGGTCTCGCAGATTATGCCGTCACGGGAGTGATGATAACCGGTCTTTTCAGCGCCACCGGGCGTCTTTTGATATCCTGGTTGTCTGACAGGATAGGCCGCACCTACGCTTTATTCCTGATAATATTCATGACTGCGGCGGGAATATTGATGATGATATTCGCGAACGGAATGATGTTCCTCGTATGCGTCGCCATAATTTCTTTAGCGTTCGGAGGCGCCTCAGGCACATACGCGGCCGTGACGGCGGACCACTTCGGAACCAAGAACATGGGCACGAACTATGGCCTGGTGACGCTGGGATTCGGAACTTCCGCGCTGATATTCCCCTTCCTTTCCAAGATACTTTCCAGCTCCGGCGATATGACGCCCGCGTTCGCAGTGGCGGCGGTCACGTGCGCGATAGCGTTCGTGTTGGTGCTTCTGCTGAGGATGGCCGATAAAAAAGCGACGCTCGCCGAAGGTGCATCGAACGTTAATGTTAATAGTTAA
- the cysS gene encoding cysteine--tRNA ligase, producing MSILIKNTLSGAKEEFVPHEDGKVKIYVCGVTVYDDIHMGHARSMIVFDMIVRYLRHCGYEVTHVTNFTDVDDKIIRRAAEEGVEALELSARYVKHYFEDAAKLGVHKADIYPKASEEMGPIIEMVKEIIDKGFGYTTEDGSVYFSVDKVKNYGRLTKQKIEDMESSGRVALDEQKRNPMDFAIWKAAKPGEVSWDSPWGSGRPGWHIECSAMIRKYLGDEIDIHGGGNDLIFPHHENEILQTEAVTGNPLSKYWMHNGMLQVQGEKMSKSLGNFFRVRDVSQKFDQYAIRFYFLNTHYMSPLLYSEDMLTEARTSLDRLTNNYTDLKAYVKQGPSGDGDVCDLTDEYRSNFMDSMNDDFNTRAAIEVMFQLARVTNKSMSEGTLSKEGAAKFVKLLGEFNGILGIFPEDDGGDDGTLDSIMQILIDLRAELRKRKAYDLSDLIRDRLGDAGVRLEDAGDGVKWKKI from the coding sequence ATGTCGATACTGATCAAGAACACGCTTTCTGGAGCAAAAGAAGAATTCGTCCCCCATGAGGACGGAAAGGTGAAAATCTACGTGTGCGGCGTCACCGTGTACGACGACATCCATATGGGACATGCTCGCAGCATGATCGTTTTCGATATGATCGTCAGATATCTGAGGCACTGCGGTTACGAAGTTACGCATGTCACCAACTTTACAGATGTTGACGATAAGATCATCAGAAGGGCCGCCGAAGAGGGCGTCGAAGCATTAGAGCTCTCCGCCCGTTACGTAAAGCACTATTTCGAGGACGCTGCCAAGCTGGGAGTGCACAAGGCCGACATCTACCCAAAGGCAAGCGAGGAGATGGGGCCCATAATAGAAATGGTCAAAGAGATCATCGATAAAGGTTTCGGTTACACCACCGAGGACGGGAGCGTTTACTTTTCGGTGGATAAGGTCAAAAACTACGGAAGGCTCACGAAACAGAAGATCGAGGACATGGAATCCTCGGGAAGGGTCGCCCTGGATGAGCAGAAGAGGAACCCCATGGACTTCGCGATATGGAAGGCAGCTAAGCCGGGAGAGGTGTCCTGGGACTCCCCATGGGGATCGGGCCGCCCTGGCTGGCACATCGAGTGTTCTGCTATGATACGCAAGTATCTCGGCGACGAGATCGATATCCACGGCGGAGGCAACGACCTGATATTCCCGCACCATGAGAATGAGATCCTCCAGACAGAGGCCGTGACGGGGAACCCGCTTTCGAAATATTGGATGCACAACGGGATGTTGCAGGTCCAGGGCGAGAAGATGTCGAAATCCCTGGGCAATTTCTTCAGGGTACGCGACGTATCTCAGAAATTCGACCAGTATGCCATACGTTTTTACTTCCTCAATACGCACTACATGAGCCCGCTCCTCTACAGCGAGGACATGCTGACCGAAGCGAGAACGTCTTTGGACAGGCTTACCAATAACTACACGGACCTTAAAGCGTACGTTAAACAGGGCCCATCGGGCGATGGGGATGTTTGCGACCTGACGGACGAATACAGAAGCAATTTCATGGATTCGATGAACGACGATTTCAACACCAGGGCCGCCATCGAAGTGATGTTCCAGCTTGCGAGGGTCACCAACAAGTCCATGTCGGAAGGCACACTCAGCAAAGAGGGTGCGGCTAAGTTCGTCAAGCTACTGGGAGAATTCAACGGAATCTTGGGGATATTCCCCGAGGACGACGGAGGCGACGACGGAACCCTCGATTCGATAATGCAGATACTCATAGACCTTAGAGCAGAGCTCAGGAAGCGCAAAGCGTACGATCTGTCAGACCTTATCCGCGACAGGCTTGGGGATGCAGGCGTCCGTCTTGAGGACGCCGGGGACGGAGTAAAATGGAAAAAGATCTGA
- a CDS encoding phosphoadenosine phosphosulfate reductase family protein, whose protein sequence is MAAVRLGKNHLRWCGGCNLPIMESKNCPVCGSQTDEVVLTPPADSRPAFDQDIEKIRGIIDATYGEGSGNAVIPDDHIVILNKVPGLDRMDEVVCDGTVIATMRFDLGAGWKCILRMQGAMRLEGTLSKGYVICDDGAVKFVQESKNLMAPGVNSVHPDVKTGDEVVIITADGKVIAAGSAKMPASEMVGGKGVAVKPRWYKPEEKLQRPARHDWKEVVEANREVIGKRVEEAVGFIKNTIEKNQIPAIVSFSGGKDSQACLLLTLDAGLKLPVLFVDTGLEFDETVLFVHDTVKRHDLELIEEKAPTDAFFGNLVYFGPPAKDYRWCCKTNKLGPTVGAINKNFPNGVLSFIGQRKYESEARNAKPRIWRNPWTPGQLGASPIQNWSAMHVWLYIFSKEEPFNVWYTRGLDRIGCFLCPASDLAEFDAIEGKSARFTQWDEYLDKYAEDHGLPPEWKKFGLWRWKSAPASIREEIERVTGKKVSEIVKQNTSGDGGPLKIKIQEGYSPCSMGYSVEAALSRPIDLKKVKPFCHSLGWVVEEDPDGEYLSANYVTIYREGAISSKANVESDARKRVHQAWQAVVRAEQCVGCGLCATRCRPGAMYMENGKVQINEDNCIFCRECFGPCPSADFSEGADTDFEQ, encoded by the coding sequence ATGGCGGCCGTGAGACTTGGTAAAAATCATCTCAGATGGTGCGGGGGATGCAACCTCCCGATAATGGAAAGCAAAAACTGTCCCGTATGCGGTTCTCAGACGGATGAAGTTGTCCTGACCCCGCCTGCAGACTCACGCCCAGCGTTCGACCAAGACATCGAAAAAATACGCGGAATAATCGATGCGACCTACGGAGAAGGTTCGGGAAACGCGGTCATACCTGACGATCATATCGTAATTCTTAACAAAGTACCCGGTCTCGACCGCATGGACGAGGTCGTATGCGACGGTACAGTCATAGCGACCATGAGGTTCGACCTCGGCGCCGGATGGAAATGCATATTGAGGATGCAGGGCGCGATGCGCCTAGAAGGGACCCTCAGCAAAGGGTATGTGATCTGCGACGACGGCGCCGTCAAGTTCGTCCAGGAAAGCAAAAACCTAATGGCCCCCGGCGTTAACTCCGTACATCCGGATGTAAAAACAGGCGACGAGGTCGTCATAATTACTGCGGACGGCAAAGTCATAGCTGCAGGCAGCGCCAAGATGCCGGCCTCGGAGATGGTCGGAGGGAAAGGCGTGGCCGTCAAACCGAGATGGTACAAACCCGAAGAAAAGCTTCAGCGCCCTGCAAGGCATGATTGGAAAGAAGTCGTCGAAGCCAACAGGGAAGTTATAGGCAAAAGGGTCGAAGAAGCTGTCGGATTCATAAAGAACACGATTGAGAAGAACCAGATTCCCGCCATTGTCTCTTTCTCCGGCGGCAAGGACAGCCAGGCCTGTCTGCTCCTGACACTGGACGCGGGGCTTAAACTGCCTGTGCTTTTCGTCGACACCGGACTAGAGTTCGACGAGACCGTTCTGTTTGTTCACGATACCGTAAAAAGACACGACCTGGAACTTATCGAAGAAAAGGCTCCGACCGATGCCTTCTTCGGGAACCTCGTGTATTTCGGACCTCCCGCAAAAGACTACAGATGGTGCTGCAAGACGAACAAGCTCGGGCCTACTGTCGGAGCTATCAACAAGAACTTCCCGAACGGTGTGCTCTCATTCATTGGACAAAGAAAATACGAATCCGAGGCCAGGAACGCCAAGCCCCGCATTTGGAGGAACCCCTGGACACCGGGGCAGCTCGGAGCGTCGCCGATACAGAACTGGTCCGCGATGCACGTATGGCTATACATCTTCAGCAAAGAGGAACCGTTCAACGTCTGGTACACCAGAGGGCTTGACAGGATCGGATGTTTCCTCTGCCCCGCATCGGACCTTGCAGAGTTCGATGCGATAGAGGGAAAAAGCGCAAGATTTACACAATGGGATGAATATTTGGATAAATATGCAGAGGACCACGGCCTACCGCCCGAATGGAAAAAGTTCGGCCTATGGAGATGGAAGTCGGCCCCTGCGTCCATACGCGAGGAGATCGAGAGGGTGACAGGCAAAAAGGTTTCCGAAATCGTAAAACAAAATACGTCGGGAGACGGTGGCCCGCTGAAGATCAAGATCCAAGAAGGATATTCGCCGTGCTCCATGGGATACAGCGTAGAGGCCGCGCTTTCCAGGCCGATAGATCTGAAGAAGGTCAAACCGTTCTGCCACTCGCTCGGCTGGGTGGTCGAGGAGGACCCCGACGGCGAATACCTCTCCGCAAACTACGTTACGATATACCGTGAGGGCGCGATCTCGTCGAAGGCCAATGTGGAGAGTGACGCAAGGAAACGCGTTCACCAGGCCTGGCAAGCGGTAGTCCGCGCAGAACAGTGCGTGGGATGCGGCCTGTGCGCCACGAGATGCAGGCCCGGGGCGATGTATATGGAGAATGGAAAAGTGCAGATAAACGAGGATAACTGCATATTCTGCAGGGAATGCTTCGGCCCCTGCCCGTCGGCCGACTTCTCGGAGGGCGCCGACACGGACTTCGAGCAATGA